Proteins encoded by one window of Ramlibacter tataouinensis:
- a CDS encoding histidine phosphatase family protein codes for MPQDWPHTLWIVRHGQSAGNVARDAAEAAGLAMIDIAERDIDVPLSALGREQAVALGHWFGEMPAAQRPEVILTSPYVRARETTRLLMHAAQLDPAAVRLRVDERLREKEFGILDRLTVLGIRERYPELSAQRSHVGKFYFRPPGGESWCDVILRLRSVLEMLTREHAGQRVLVVGHQVIVNCMRYLVDCLEEHEILDMDRKGDVPNCGVTSWRHDPARDALAVDLVNFVAPLRRAGAPVTLEPDALAAPKP; via the coding sequence ATGCCGCAAGACTGGCCGCACACCCTGTGGATCGTCCGCCACGGCCAGAGCGCCGGCAACGTCGCCCGCGATGCGGCCGAGGCGGCCGGCCTGGCCATGATCGACATCGCCGAGCGCGACATCGACGTGCCGCTGTCGGCGCTCGGGCGCGAGCAGGCCGTGGCGCTGGGACACTGGTTCGGCGAGATGCCGGCGGCGCAGCGGCCGGAGGTGATCCTCACCTCGCCCTACGTGCGTGCGCGCGAGACCACCCGCCTGCTGATGCACGCGGCGCAGCTCGACCCGGCGGCCGTGCGCCTGCGCGTCGACGAGCGCCTGCGCGAGAAGGAGTTCGGCATCCTGGACCGGCTCACCGTGCTGGGCATCCGCGAACGCTACCCCGAGCTGTCGGCCCAGCGCAGCCACGTCGGCAAGTTCTATTTCCGCCCGCCCGGCGGCGAGAGCTGGTGCGACGTGATCCTGCGCCTGCGCAGCGTGCTGGAGATGCTCACGCGCGAGCACGCCGGCCAGCGGGTGCTGGTGGTCGGGCACCAGGTCATCGTCAACTGCATGCGCTACCTGGTCGATTGCCTGGAGGAGCACGAGATCCTGGACATGGACCGCAAGGGCGACGTGCCCAACTGCGGCGTGACCTCCTGGCGGCACGACCCGGCGCGCGACGCGCTGGCGGTCGACCTGGTGAACTTCGTCGCGCCGCTGCGCCGGGCCGGCGCGCCGGTGACGCTGGAGCCCGATGCGCTGGCCGCCCCGAAGCCATGA
- a CDS encoding NAD(P)H-hydrate dehydratase: MTGGRPLRIDSDALRAWPLPALAPDADKEERGRILVIAGSREMPGSAVLAATAALRVGAGKLAIATPRSIATQMAFTMPEARVIALPETAAGGLDPAGVGQLAHAATAAHGVLAGPGLLDRDATCAFLQQLLPLLSQEQAVVLDALAMDCTLRLRRFARPVLLTPHAGEMAHLTGAAKDEVLADPLGAAARAAQRWNAVVAVKGPATAIAAPEGRCWLHEGGNAGLATSGSGDALAGAIAGLCARGASLEQACAWGVALHAQAGDRLARRLGAVGYLARELPLEMLAALREMEAGYPCAPAV, from the coding sequence ATGACAGGCGGCCGACCCCTCCGGATCGACAGCGACGCGCTGCGGGCCTGGCCCTTGCCGGCGCTGGCTCCCGACGCCGACAAGGAGGAGCGCGGCCGCATCCTGGTGATCGCCGGCAGCCGCGAGATGCCCGGCAGCGCGGTGCTCGCGGCCACCGCGGCGCTGCGCGTCGGGGCCGGCAAGCTGGCGATCGCGACGCCGCGCTCGATCGCCACCCAGATGGCCTTCACCATGCCCGAGGCCCGCGTGATCGCCCTGCCGGAAACCGCGGCCGGGGGCCTCGATCCGGCCGGCGTCGGGCAGCTGGCGCACGCCGCCACCGCCGCGCATGGCGTGCTGGCCGGCCCCGGCCTGCTGGACCGCGACGCGACCTGCGCCTTTCTGCAGCAGCTGCTGCCGCTGCTTTCGCAGGAGCAGGCGGTCGTGCTCGACGCCCTGGCGATGGACTGCACCCTGCGGCTCCGCCGGTTCGCGCGGCCGGTGCTGCTGACCCCGCACGCCGGCGAGATGGCGCACCTGACCGGCGCCGCCAAGGACGAGGTGCTGGCCGACCCGCTGGGTGCGGCGGCCCGGGCGGCGCAACGCTGGAACGCCGTGGTGGCAGTGAAGGGGCCGGCCACCGCCATCGCCGCGCCGGAGGGCCGCTGCTGGCTGCACGAGGGCGGCAATGCAGGCCTGGCCACCTCGGGCTCCGGCGATGCGCTGGCGGGCGCCATCGCCGGTCTGTGCGCGCGCGGCGCTTCGCTGGAGCAGGCGTGCGCCTGGGGCGTGGCGCTGCATGCCCAGGCGGGCGACCGGCTGGCCCGGCGGCTCGGGGCGGTCGGCTACCTGGCGCGCGAACTGCCGCTGGAAATGCTGGCCGCGCTGCGGGAAATGGAAGCGGGATACCCTTGCGCTCCGGCCGTTTGA
- a CDS encoding TlpA disulfide reductase family protein: MRMLEAGAPAPEWDAGEWLNTRAPLTLASFRGKVVVLHAFQMLCPACVQLATPQMQKLQALFEGGEVAVVGLHTVFEHHEAMTPLALKAFAYENRLTFPIGIDRHDGDAIPVTMRAYGFQGTPSLVLIDRQGLMRFHGFGHQPDLRLGVLVGSLVAEGD, from the coding sequence ATGCGAATGCTCGAAGCCGGCGCGCCGGCACCGGAGTGGGACGCCGGCGAGTGGCTCAACACCCGCGCGCCGCTGACGCTGGCCTCGTTCAGGGGCAAGGTGGTGGTACTGCACGCCTTCCAGATGCTGTGCCCGGCCTGCGTGCAGCTGGCCACGCCGCAGATGCAGAAGCTGCAGGCCCTGTTCGAAGGCGGCGAGGTGGCGGTGGTGGGCCTGCACACCGTGTTCGAGCACCACGAGGCCATGACGCCGCTGGCGCTCAAGGCCTTCGCCTACGAGAACCGCCTCACGTTCCCGATCGGCATCGACCGGCACGACGGCGATGCCATCCCGGTGACCATGCGCGCCTACGGTTTCCAGGGCACGCCCAGCCTGGTGCTGATCGACCGCCAGGGACTGATGCGCTTCCACGGCTTCGGCCACCAGCCCGATCTGCGCCTGGGCGTGCTGGTCGGCTCCCTGGTCGCCGAGGGGGACTGA
- a CDS encoding acylphosphatase: protein MAAAAEPDLVTRRVRVRGLVQGVGYRYACVQRAEALGLAGWVRNRIDGSVEALLQGPPAQVDRMCEWMRTGVPGARVDRLLAQDVPPPAGRIDGFAQQPTA, encoded by the coding sequence ATGGCGGCAGCCGCCGAACCGGACCTCGTCACCCGACGGGTGCGGGTGCGCGGCCTGGTGCAGGGCGTGGGCTACCGCTATGCCTGCGTGCAGCGGGCCGAGGCGCTGGGGCTGGCCGGCTGGGTGCGCAACCGGATCGACGGCTCCGTCGAAGCCCTGCTGCAGGGCCCGCCGGCCCAGGTGGACCGCATGTGCGAGTGGATGCGCACCGGCGTGCCCGGCGCGCGGGTCGACCGCCTGCTGGCGCAGGATGTGCCGCCGCCGGCCGGCCGCATCGACGGGTTCGCGCAGCAGCCCACGGCCTGA